The following coding sequences are from one Mycobacterium bourgelatii window:
- a CDS encoding enoyl-CoA hydratase/isomerase family protein: MSPYQRLDVEKSDGVGWLILNRPDAGNAFDALMLDELEAAWRELDADPEVRVIVNTANGKAFCTGMDVVQVARDKDAMRRHSRRTRDATLMISSWHCQVWKPVIAAVNGVCAGGGLHLVADADIVIAAESASFVDPHVSVGQAVAYEAITLLRKSPMEAITRMALIGKGERVSAQRAYELGILSEVVPDDQLRAAAARLAAAIATNSPTAMRATKKALWRSLEVGLTQARNEAAEEIWQLRNHPDHAEGVRAWREKRVPQWQPLSDAVEVP, translated from the coding sequence GTGAGCCCCTACCAACGCCTGGACGTCGAGAAGTCGGACGGCGTCGGATGGCTCATCCTGAACCGACCCGACGCCGGCAACGCCTTCGACGCCCTGATGCTCGACGAACTCGAAGCCGCGTGGCGCGAACTCGATGCCGACCCCGAGGTGCGGGTCATCGTCAACACCGCCAACGGCAAGGCATTCTGCACGGGTATGGACGTCGTGCAGGTAGCGCGCGACAAAGATGCGATGCGCCGACATTCCCGCCGGACCCGGGACGCCACGCTGATGATCTCGTCATGGCACTGCCAGGTGTGGAAACCGGTGATCGCTGCGGTAAATGGGGTGTGCGCGGGCGGCGGGCTGCACCTGGTGGCGGATGCCGACATCGTCATCGCCGCGGAGTCGGCGTCGTTCGTTGACCCCCATGTATCGGTGGGCCAGGCCGTGGCCTACGAGGCGATCACCCTGCTGCGGAAGTCACCGATGGAGGCCATCACCCGAATGGCGCTCATCGGCAAGGGCGAACGCGTCTCGGCGCAGCGCGCATACGAATTGGGGATCCTCTCCGAGGTGGTGCCGGACGACCAACTTCGCGCAGCGGCGGCGCGACTGGCCGCGGCGATCGCCACTAACTCACCTACGGCCATGCGCGCCACCAAAAAAGCGCTGTGGCGATCTCTGGAGGTCGGTCTTACCCAGGCGCGCAACGAAGCGGCCGAAGAGATCTGGCAGTTGCGCAACCACCCCGACCATGCCGAAGGGGTTCGCGCGTGGCGCGAAAAGCGGGTTCCACAATGGCAACCGCTGTCCGATGCAGTGGAGGTTCCGTGA
- a CDS encoding acyl-CoA dehydrogenase family protein, translated as MTRLPISESTSVTAAVEAVEHWIAAEVPESWRTAAAEGPKALRAVRSPADYERWYPTFARSGLVVPTWLPEYGGLGVGAEVARAIEETLRPLRLSRLNPLGLYNTAAALFSHGTEEQRRRFLPPIVRNEEKWCQLFSEPGAGSDLASLATRAVRDGDGWVITGQKVWTTWAHEADFAILLARTDPEQPKHKGITYFLLDMHQPGVQVRPLRQITGEAEFNEVFLDGARVPDAHRVGELNDGWRVSAATLSSERQMVSGSGSGAGSGRLGGSSAERLISLARETGRWDDPVVRGKIMRLWAQEQVRAWTNARVRAALSAGQSPGAASSIGKVHQAVLNQQIQDLMVDLLGTDAVAWPATDDPDAMPREVHGMLRSLANGTEGGTTDINKNILGERVLGLPREPDPWKGKPWKDIPRS; from the coding sequence ATGACCAGGCTACCGATCAGCGAATCCACCAGCGTGACCGCAGCGGTCGAGGCGGTCGAACACTGGATCGCAGCGGAGGTGCCCGAATCTTGGCGGACGGCGGCCGCCGAGGGGCCAAAAGCGTTGCGCGCCGTCCGAAGCCCCGCCGACTACGAGCGGTGGTACCCGACGTTCGCGCGGTCGGGCCTGGTCGTGCCAACCTGGCTACCCGAATACGGTGGGCTGGGCGTCGGAGCCGAAGTGGCACGCGCGATCGAGGAGACGCTACGTCCACTGCGGCTTTCCCGGCTCAATCCGTTGGGCCTCTACAACACCGCTGCAGCGCTGTTCAGTCATGGCACCGAGGAACAACGTCGCCGTTTCCTGCCGCCGATAGTGCGCAACGAGGAGAAGTGGTGCCAGCTGTTCAGTGAGCCCGGTGCCGGTTCCGATCTCGCCTCGCTCGCCACGCGCGCGGTCCGCGACGGCGACGGGTGGGTGATCACCGGACAAAAGGTCTGGACCACCTGGGCGCACGAAGCCGACTTCGCGATCCTGCTCGCCCGCACCGACCCCGAACAGCCAAAACACAAGGGCATCACCTACTTTTTGCTCGACATGCACCAACCGGGCGTCCAGGTCCGTCCCCTCCGCCAAATAACCGGTGAGGCCGAATTCAACGAGGTCTTTCTCGACGGAGCCCGCGTTCCGGACGCACATCGCGTCGGCGAACTCAACGACGGATGGCGAGTCAGCGCCGCGACGTTGTCCAGCGAACGACAGATGGTTTCGGGTTCGGGCTCGGGGGCGGGCTCGGGTCGTTTGGGCGGATCCAGCGCAGAGCGCCTGATCAGTCTCGCCCGGGAAACCGGGCGGTGGGACGATCCCGTCGTCAGGGGCAAAATCATGCGTCTGTGGGCGCAGGAGCAGGTCCGCGCCTGGACCAACGCCCGGGTCCGCGCGGCACTTTCGGCCGGGCAATCGCCCGGAGCCGCCTCGTCGATCGGCAAGGTACACCAAGCCGTTCTCAATCAGCAGATCCAAGATCTCATGGTCGACCTGCTGGGCACCGACGCCGTAGCGTGGCCCGCCACCGACGACCCGGACGCGATGCCGCGGGAAGTACACGGCATGCTGCGCAGCCTCGCCAACGGGACCGAAGGCGGCACCACCGACATCAACAAGAACATCCTGGGCGAACGGGTACTCGGGTTGCCCAGAGAACCCGACCCATGGAAGGGCAAGCCCTGGAAGGACATCCCGCGGTCGTGA
- a CDS encoding enoyl-CoA hydratase/isomerase family protein — translation MNYDSVPGLQAAQQGSMLRLTLDRADRRNAVNDVMLDTVIGHLAAAGVDESVRVIRIDAEGPDFCAGSDLIANNAKSERKPRVGSTQRRLPNKANRLIPLMLETQVPIVAVVRGWATGLGFHIALAADFCVAADDARFWEPFMARGFSPDSGAAWLLPRLIGMVRTRQLLMLGQEITGATAADWGIIHGAVPADQLDNAATELVSTLAEAPTVALGLTKWLLQSGNGLDLDRHLQNEAMALEISSRSEDFREGLAAFKDKRKPEFQGR, via the coding sequence ATGAATTACGACAGCGTCCCCGGACTTCAAGCCGCACAACAGGGCTCGATGCTGCGGTTGACCCTGGATCGCGCCGACCGCCGCAATGCGGTCAACGATGTGATGCTCGACACCGTGATCGGACATCTCGCGGCGGCCGGCGTCGACGAGTCGGTGCGGGTTATCCGCATCGATGCCGAGGGGCCGGATTTCTGCGCCGGCTCAGACCTGATCGCCAACAACGCGAAGTCGGAACGCAAGCCACGCGTGGGCAGCACGCAGCGCCGCCTGCCCAACAAAGCTAATCGGCTCATCCCGCTGATGTTGGAGACGCAGGTGCCGATCGTGGCCGTGGTGCGAGGTTGGGCCACCGGTCTAGGCTTCCACATTGCGCTGGCCGCCGATTTCTGCGTGGCCGCCGACGACGCCCGCTTCTGGGAGCCGTTCATGGCCCGCGGCTTCTCGCCCGACAGCGGTGCGGCATGGTTGCTGCCCCGGTTGATCGGCATGGTCCGCACCAGGCAACTACTCATGCTCGGACAAGAAATCACCGGGGCTACCGCGGCGGACTGGGGCATCATCCACGGCGCCGTCCCCGCAGACCAATTGGACAATGCCGCAACCGAACTCGTATCAACCCTCGCCGAAGCACCCACGGTTGCGCTCGGGCTCACCAAGTGGCTGCTGCAGAGCGGCAATGGACTGGACCTTGACCGACACCTACAGAACGAGGCGATGGCGCTCGAAATATCCAGCCGCAGTGAGGATTTCCGCGAGGGCCTGGCCGCGTTCAAAGACAAGCGCAAGCCGGAATTCCAGGGCCGGTGA
- a CDS encoding enoyl-CoA hydratase/isomerase family protein → MVEEASGIVVTTGDDAVARITIDRPGVGNSLSPLARDALTDAFLQANNDPAVRAVLLTAAGSRHFCSGAVLPSAGEQGAAEPPPQRRPGDVARMLQHGWQRLIASVLDCDKPVVAAVKGVAAGAGASLVLACDLVVMSTEARLVAAFVHRGILPDSGAIHLLTRIVGLRKATELLMLGEPVGAAECERLGLVNRVVPLDNTDAAAKELAVRLAAGPTVMLGLTKRLLAVSSESGRDRAFEQEAWAQEVVSGTADLQEGLASFAERREPRFQGR, encoded by the coding sequence ATGGTTGAAGAAGCGTCCGGGATCGTGGTGACGACCGGCGATGACGCGGTCGCCCGCATCACAATAGATCGCCCCGGAGTGGGAAATTCGTTGTCGCCGTTGGCTCGTGATGCCCTCACCGACGCCTTTTTGCAGGCGAACAACGACCCGGCGGTTCGCGCCGTACTGCTCACCGCGGCCGGTTCCCGGCACTTCTGTTCCGGTGCGGTACTGCCGTCGGCGGGAGAGCAAGGGGCAGCAGAACCGCCACCGCAGCGCCGCCCGGGTGACGTGGCGCGCATGTTGCAGCACGGTTGGCAGCGGCTCATTGCGTCGGTGCTGGACTGCGACAAACCGGTGGTTGCGGCCGTCAAGGGCGTCGCAGCAGGGGCGGGCGCGAGCCTGGTGCTGGCGTGCGATCTGGTTGTCATGTCCACGGAGGCAAGGCTTGTGGCGGCGTTTGTGCATCGCGGCATCCTCCCGGACTCAGGTGCCATCCACCTGCTGACCAGAATTGTCGGTCTGCGCAAGGCAACCGAGCTCCTGATGCTCGGTGAACCGGTTGGTGCCGCGGAGTGTGAGAGGCTCGGGCTGGTCAATCGCGTGGTGCCACTGGACAATACCGATGCGGCCGCGAAAGAGCTTGCCGTTCGACTGGCGGCGGGCCCCACGGTGATGCTCGGTTTGACCAAGCGCCTGCTCGCGGTCTCGTCCGAGTCGGGGCGCGACCGAGCCTTCGAGCAGGAAGCGTGGGCCCAGGAGGTGGTGTCGGGCACCGCGGACCTGCAGGAGGGGCTGGCATCGTTCGCCGAGCGGCGCGAGCCCCGGTTTCAGGGGCGCTGA
- a CDS encoding SDR family NAD(P)-dependent oxidoreductase — MPSMTFDNQVAIVTGAGGGLGRCHALELARRGARVVVNDLGSAVDGSGASTSAAQSVVDEITAAGGTAIANGDSVATEEGGAAIVKAAMDAFGRVDVLVNNAGILRDASFKNMTAEQVDAVIAVHLTGAFNVTRAVWPIMREQNYGRIVQTTSGTGLFGNFGQANYGAAKMGLVGMMHVLAIEGARNGIAINAIAPIARTRMTEQIMGEAGKDMDPELVTPVVVYLSHSSCDRTAHIYSVGAGKVSRVFIGVTKGIEDTALTAEKVAQSIDEIDDTATYTIRGGPTPG; from the coding sequence ATGCCGTCAATGACTTTCGACAACCAGGTAGCCATCGTGACGGGTGCCGGCGGTGGACTCGGTCGCTGTCACGCGTTGGAGTTGGCCCGCCGCGGTGCGCGCGTCGTCGTCAACGACCTGGGCAGCGCCGTCGACGGCAGTGGCGCCTCGACGTCCGCTGCCCAGTCCGTGGTCGACGAGATCACCGCGGCGGGCGGAACCGCGATCGCCAACGGCGACTCGGTGGCAACCGAGGAGGGTGGCGCAGCGATCGTCAAAGCCGCCATGGACGCTTTCGGCCGAGTGGACGTGCTGGTGAACAACGCGGGCATCCTGCGCGACGCTTCGTTCAAGAACATGACGGCGGAGCAGGTGGACGCCGTGATCGCGGTGCATCTCACCGGCGCCTTCAATGTGACCAGGGCGGTCTGGCCGATAATGCGCGAGCAGAACTACGGCAGGATTGTTCAAACGACCTCGGGTACCGGGCTTTTCGGGAACTTCGGCCAGGCCAACTACGGCGCCGCGAAAATGGGACTGGTGGGCATGATGCATGTCCTGGCCATCGAGGGAGCCCGCAACGGCATCGCCATCAATGCGATCGCGCCCATCGCCCGCACCCGAATGACGGAGCAGATCATGGGTGAGGCGGGCAAGGACATGGACCCCGAACTGGTCACCCCCGTGGTGGTATACCTGTCGCACTCCAGTTGCGACCGCACCGCACACATCTATTCGGTGGGCGCCGGTAAGGTGTCGCGGGTGTTCATCGGCGTGACCAAGGGGATCGAGGACACAGCGCTGACCGCGGAGAAGGTGGCCCAGTCGATCGACGAGATCGACGACACCGCCACGTACACCATTCGGGGCGGGCCGACCCCCGGCTAG
- a CDS encoding class I adenylate-forming enzyme family protein, with amino-acid sequence MDGPTGLLRHAFRRAGALRPQYRAAGVWSGQPIDLVRSAAAQYPSRLAVLQRDGQLTYAELDERVDGACEAMVEAGVTPATPVVLVVGNDVESMVAVYAALRIDAVALLVPRSAGAAQIADVIARTGAEFGAAPNWAGTTESDLYERFTWLDMGDGKPVGSSTPPCPQRPADEPCIVLYTSGTTSRPKGVIHSLSTLAKASANYIAAAGLAADDRIFLISPLASVTGVVQALFIGPMLAIPVILEDRWDPVTTSEFLVSSGATWYGGPDRLLDRMLGESASRAAEVPLRAVYLGGTMLDRRIVERIEDDFGIVVMRVYGSSEVPVSTSGLRSEPRDVRHADDGVALTDVEVRVGSAAEPTECCIRGPHTFLGYTDTEHDALGFDGEWFRTGDVAELIDGRVRVVGRIKDIVIRNGMKIAAAEVEEAVSRIGGIRECAAYSVADATTGERLAMAVVLQPHAQVSLADVTAALVSAGMPKYKLPEELVIWSEPLPVNANGKIERGKLEAASAGRPRLLAERLAVPGR; translated from the coding sequence ATGGATGGCCCGACCGGATTGCTGCGACATGCCTTCCGGCGAGCCGGCGCATTGCGGCCTCAGTACCGCGCCGCGGGGGTCTGGTCGGGGCAGCCCATTGATCTAGTGCGTTCAGCCGCGGCGCAATACCCGAGCCGACTCGCGGTGCTGCAGCGCGACGGCCAACTAACCTACGCCGAACTTGACGAACGCGTCGATGGCGCCTGCGAGGCGATGGTCGAAGCGGGCGTGACGCCGGCGACCCCGGTAGTCCTGGTGGTCGGCAATGACGTCGAATCGATGGTGGCCGTGTATGCGGCGCTGCGCATCGACGCGGTGGCGCTGCTGGTGCCGCGCAGCGCCGGGGCGGCGCAGATCGCGGACGTCATCGCGCGCACGGGCGCCGAATTCGGGGCGGCACCGAATTGGGCGGGCACCACCGAATCGGACCTGTACGAACGTTTTACCTGGCTTGACATGGGCGACGGCAAACCGGTGGGCAGTTCTACGCCGCCCTGCCCGCAGCGGCCCGCTGACGAACCGTGCATCGTGCTGTATACCTCGGGGACTACTTCGCGGCCCAAAGGCGTAATTCACTCGCTCAGTACCTTGGCCAAGGCGTCTGCCAATTACATTGCCGCGGCCGGCCTTGCCGCGGATGACCGGATCTTCCTGATCAGCCCGCTGGCATCGGTCACCGGCGTGGTGCAGGCCCTGTTCATCGGGCCGATGCTGGCGATACCGGTGATACTCGAGGATCGCTGGGATCCGGTGACGACGAGTGAATTTCTCGTCTCGTCGGGTGCCACCTGGTACGGGGGGCCCGACCGGCTGCTCGACCGGATGCTGGGTGAGTCGGCCAGCCGCGCAGCCGAGGTGCCGCTACGTGCGGTCTATCTGGGCGGCACCATGCTCGACCGGCGCATCGTCGAACGCATCGAGGACGACTTCGGCATCGTCGTGATGCGCGTCTACGGCTCCTCGGAGGTACCGGTCAGCACGTCGGGACTGCGGAGCGAACCCCGCGACGTGCGCCATGCCGATGACGGGGTAGCCCTGACGGACGTCGAGGTGCGGGTCGGCTCCGCGGCCGAACCGACCGAGTGCTGTATTCGGGGTCCGCACACCTTTCTTGGTTACACCGACACTGAGCACGACGCGCTGGGGTTTGACGGGGAATGGTTTCGAACCGGTGATGTCGCGGAACTGATCGACGGCCGGGTCCGGGTCGTCGGCCGGATCAAGGACATCGTGATCCGGAACGGTATGAAGATCGCCGCTGCGGAGGTGGAGGAGGCGGTGTCGAGGATCGGCGGGATACGCGAGTGCGCTGCTTACTCGGTAGCCGACGCCACCACCGGCGAACGGTTGGCAATGGCCGTTGTGCTCCAGCCGCACGCTCAGGTGTCGCTTGCGGACGTGACAGCCGCCCTGGTGTCGGCTGGCATGCCGAAATACAAACTGCCCGAAGAGCTGGTGATCTGGTCCGAGCCGTTGCCGGTCAACGCGAACGGCAAGATCGAACGCGGCAAGCTCGAAGCGGCGTCCGCGGGTCGGCCGCGGTTGCTCGCCGAACGTCTGGCCGTGCCGGGACGCTAG
- a CDS encoding Zn-ribbon domain-containing OB-fold protein gives MSAPDRPTIDSDSQAWWAAVQDHKLLVNTCRTCGQASLYVRPFCPHCWSEDVALTQASGRARLYTWSIVHRNAAPFDVRTPYVLAMVDLEEGPRLMTVVEDCTVENLCADLNLEVAFRTDEDGFVVPVFRPAGN, from the coding sequence GTGAGCGCTCCCGATCGGCCCACGATCGACTCCGACAGCCAAGCGTGGTGGGCCGCGGTCCAGGACCACAAGTTGCTGGTCAACACGTGCCGGACCTGCGGACAGGCCTCGCTGTACGTCCGGCCATTCTGTCCGCACTGTTGGAGCGAAGACGTCGCGCTGACGCAGGCTTCCGGACGCGCTCGGCTCTACACCTGGAGCATCGTGCACCGCAACGCCGCACCCTTCGACGTGCGCACGCCCTACGTGCTGGCGATGGTGGACCTCGAGGAGGGGCCGCGCCTGATGACCGTCGTGGAGGATTGTACCGTCGAAAATCTCTGTGCCGACCTAAATTTGGAGGTCGCATTCCGCACCGACGAGGACGGGTTCGTCGTACCGGTATTTCGTCCGGCCGGAAACTAG
- a CDS encoding acetyl-CoA acetyltransferase: protein MPSDRVAIVGAGLSDCGRVPDKTALALMAQASRRAIADAGLTKDDIDGFGAHGSLLPPVEVSEYLGLRPSWVDATNVGGSSWEVMAGHAAAAIATGQIEVALLTYGSTARSDVKRQVRASAAVMGTGGALQYEAPYGATLIAKYAMAARRHMIEFGTSIDQFAEVAVAAHEWAALNENAFERDRITVADVAAAPMLADPFTAKHVCLRTDGGGAVVLASERVAKDCAHEPIWILGAADATSHVSMSEWPDFTTTPAALSGPRAFAQAGVTPADIDVCQLYDSFTSTVLLTVEDLGFCAKGEGGPFIESGALRPGGALPTNTDGGGLASCHPGMRGMFLMVEAVRQLRGECGPRQVPDASLACVHAMGGFFTHSATMILGRR, encoded by the coding sequence ATGCCATCCGACCGCGTCGCCATCGTGGGTGCGGGCCTGTCCGACTGCGGCCGGGTTCCCGATAAGACCGCGCTGGCGCTGATGGCCCAGGCGTCGCGACGGGCTATCGCCGATGCCGGACTGACGAAAGATGACATCGATGGTTTCGGCGCCCACGGATCACTGCTCCCCCCTGTCGAGGTCAGCGAGTACCTGGGGCTGCGACCGTCCTGGGTCGATGCCACCAATGTCGGCGGATCCTCGTGGGAAGTGATGGCCGGCCATGCTGCCGCGGCGATCGCGACCGGCCAGATCGAGGTCGCGCTGCTGACATACGGTTCGACGGCGCGTTCCGACGTCAAGCGTCAGGTCCGCGCCTCTGCCGCAGTGATGGGCACCGGTGGAGCCCTGCAGTATGAAGCGCCCTACGGCGCAACGTTGATCGCCAAGTACGCGATGGCGGCCAGGCGCCACATGATCGAATTCGGCACCAGTATCGATCAGTTCGCCGAGGTCGCCGTCGCGGCACACGAGTGGGCGGCGTTGAACGAGAATGCGTTTGAACGCGACCGCATCACCGTGGCCGACGTCGCGGCCGCGCCGATGCTGGCCGACCCGTTCACCGCCAAGCATGTGTGCCTGCGCACCGACGGCGGCGGAGCGGTCGTGCTGGCCAGCGAGCGCGTCGCCAAAGACTGCGCCCACGAGCCAATCTGGATTCTCGGCGCGGCCGACGCCACGTCGCACGTCAGCATGAGCGAGTGGCCGGACTTCACCACGACGCCGGCCGCGCTGTCGGGGCCGCGGGCCTTCGCGCAGGCAGGCGTCACGCCGGCTGACATCGACGTGTGTCAGCTCTACGACTCGTTCACCTCCACAGTCCTGCTGACCGTGGAGGATCTGGGCTTCTGCGCCAAGGGCGAGGGCGGACCGTTCATCGAGTCGGGTGCACTGCGTCCGGGCGGGGCATTGCCAACCAACACCGACGGCGGGGGTCTGGCGTCGTGTCACCCCGGTATGCGCGGAATGTTCCTCATGGTGGAGGCGGTCCGGCAATTGCGCGGCGAATGCGGCCCGCGCCAAGTACCCGACGCCTCACTGGCCTGTGTGCACGCGATGGGTGGATTCTTCACCCACAGCGCCACGATGATTCTGGGGAGGCGGTAG
- a CDS encoding HpcH/HpaI aldolase family protein: MPKALRDALRGESLVLCLALQNARTPDVPAIAAACGYDAVYVDLEHTSTSLETAQLLCVSALGAGIAGLVRVPSQDPSTIARVLDMGAVGVIVPHVNSRAEAEAVVDAARFPPNGHRSISGPNAVSGYAPRAADQLVEVLERQTVVAVMIETPDGVEACDSIAGVDGIDMILLGPSDLTAEMGIHGQYENDHFHHAVESVAAACRTHGVALGVAGIKSLDLLKRFVGLGLRFISAGTDVGMMTEAATARARALRELEGRGND; encoded by the coding sequence ATGCCGAAAGCGTTGCGGGATGCGCTGCGGGGAGAGTCGCTGGTGCTGTGCCTGGCATTGCAGAACGCGCGCACACCTGATGTGCCTGCCATCGCGGCGGCGTGTGGTTACGACGCCGTCTATGTTGATCTCGAACACACTTCCACCTCGCTGGAAACGGCGCAGTTGCTCTGCGTGAGTGCGCTGGGCGCGGGTATCGCCGGACTGGTTCGGGTACCGTCCCAGGACCCGAGCACCATCGCCCGGGTTCTCGACATGGGCGCCGTCGGAGTCATTGTGCCGCACGTAAATTCGAGAGCCGAAGCCGAAGCGGTCGTCGACGCGGCACGCTTTCCTCCCAATGGGCACCGATCGATCTCCGGTCCCAACGCGGTCAGCGGATATGCGCCACGGGCGGCCGACCAACTGGTCGAGGTGCTGGAACGGCAGACGGTCGTTGCGGTGATGATCGAAACGCCCGACGGCGTCGAGGCTTGCGACTCGATTGCCGGGGTTGACGGCATAGACATGATCCTGCTCGGACCGAGTGATCTCACCGCCGAAATGGGCATTCATGGGCAGTATGAGAATGATCATTTCCACCATGCAGTAGAATCTGTGGCGGCGGCTTGTCGTACGCACGGCGTGGCGCTCGGTGTGGCCGGAATCAAGTCTCTTGACCTGCTGAAACGCTTTGTAGGACTGGGATTGCGCTTCATCTCGGCGGGAACGGATGTCGGGATGATGACGGAAGCGGCCACCGCCCGGGCGCGGGCGCTACGCGAACTCGAAGGCCGCGGCAACGATTGA
- a CDS encoding TauD/TfdA family dioxygenase yields MPTAIYTEPVTDSMAWTGADFTSKEDFAFDLSSRNVAALESILAKTAHKDRDDITPEDARHPDLDEDLARLYREIMFGRGLACVRGFPVEQHSIEDLERIYWAFCTHLGYLVSNNSFGHRMVRVQEEVLPGGVQPARGTKSRAELAMHNDAADILSLLCVYPAAKGGESQFASGPAAHNRILAERPDLLGVLYQGFPHHRRSEQPDDQPDVTPYDVPVFSQVEGRICINFTYSSILPAMKTIGREFTEEQAEAIELLRTILVEQQVEFRLESGEAAVANNFAMCHSRSDFVSSTDPKRSRCFLRAWMEVPRKDRRLPIGREYFHMENKDLRLGYDPVPGRDGAIARNDYKNVDAALADMFKAAQAKPNIKR; encoded by the coding sequence ATGCCGACCGCCATCTACACCGAACCAGTCACCGACTCAATGGCTTGGACCGGCGCCGACTTCACCAGCAAGGAGGATTTCGCCTTCGACCTGTCCTCGCGCAATGTGGCTGCACTGGAATCAATCCTGGCCAAGACCGCACATAAGGACCGCGACGACATCACGCCTGAGGACGCACGGCATCCTGACCTCGACGAGGACTTGGCGCGACTCTATCGAGAGATCATGTTCGGCAGGGGCCTTGCGTGCGTGCGTGGCTTTCCCGTCGAGCAGCATTCGATCGAAGACTTGGAACGCATCTACTGGGCGTTTTGCACTCATCTGGGCTACCTGGTGTCCAACAACTCCTTCGGCCACCGCATGGTGCGGGTCCAAGAGGAGGTGCTGCCCGGCGGAGTGCAGCCCGCCAGGGGCACCAAGTCACGGGCGGAATTGGCCATGCACAACGATGCCGCCGACATCCTTTCGTTGCTGTGCGTCTACCCGGCGGCCAAGGGTGGCGAGAGCCAATTCGCGAGCGGCCCTGCCGCGCACAACCGGATACTCGCCGAGCGCCCCGATCTGTTAGGCGTGCTTTACCAAGGGTTTCCGCATCACCGACGCAGCGAGCAACCCGACGACCAGCCCGATGTGACGCCGTACGACGTGCCGGTGTTCTCGCAAGTCGAGGGGCGGATCTGCATCAACTTCACCTACAGCAGCATCCTCCCGGCCATGAAGACCATCGGCCGCGAGTTCACTGAAGAGCAAGCCGAGGCCATCGAATTGCTGCGCACCATCCTGGTCGAGCAGCAGGTTGAATTCCGGCTCGAGTCCGGCGAGGCGGCCGTCGCCAACAATTTCGCGATGTGCCACTCGAGGTCTGATTTCGTCAGCAGCACCGACCCGAAGAGGTCGCGCTGCTTCCTGCGGGCCTGGATGGAGGTGCCCCGCAAGGACCGCCGACTGCCCATCGGACGGGAGTATTTCCACATGGAGAATAAGGACCTTCGGCTGGGCTACGACCCGGTGCCTGGCCGCGACGGCGCCATAGCGCGCAACGACTACAAGAACGTCGACGCGGCGCTCGCCGACATGTTCAAAGCGGCTCAGGCGAAACCCAACATCAAGCGATGA
- a CDS encoding hydroxyacid dehydrogenase: MTIRPRLVYERWTDPVAGDILDQADVDVVRLELDAPAEKGWAVLESAHGYQVATRTDVAPYADGVQWLAGPGLIKRCEQLLAVCSAGAGYDVIDVEACTRAGIAVCNNSGPGAEAVAEHALGFMLDLAKKITVADRALRGGPLENRMALRGTQLLGKTLGVVGLGAIGSRLVQLCAPFGMEVLAFDPYVDAATADSRGARLVPLAELLARSDFVQVTCPLTAETRGLFGRDQFAAMKPTAFFITTARGPVHDEQALLEVLSDGGIAGAGLDVFHEEPPRQDNPLLRLDNVVATPHTAGITVEAAHDLAVATATQWQTIFAGAMPPRLLNPDVWPRYCDRFHEILGVRPTARTKQTTPQTN; the protein is encoded by the coding sequence ATGACGATTCGTCCGCGACTGGTCTACGAACGGTGGACCGATCCGGTGGCCGGCGACATCCTCGATCAGGCCGACGTTGACGTGGTCCGGCTCGAGCTCGACGCACCCGCCGAAAAAGGCTGGGCGGTGCTGGAATCCGCGCACGGCTACCAGGTGGCGACCCGTACCGACGTCGCCCCGTACGCCGACGGCGTGCAATGGTTGGCGGGCCCCGGCCTGATCAAGCGATGCGAACAGCTTCTGGCGGTGTGCTCCGCAGGTGCCGGCTACGACGTGATCGACGTCGAGGCATGCACCAGAGCAGGAATTGCGGTGTGCAACAACTCCGGTCCGGGAGCGGAGGCGGTGGCGGAACACGCGCTCGGGTTCATGCTCGACCTGGCCAAGAAGATCACCGTTGCCGATCGTGCGCTTCGTGGTGGACCCCTGGAAAACCGGATGGCACTGCGGGGTACCCAGTTGCTTGGCAAGACACTCGGGGTCGTCGGACTCGGCGCCATCGGAAGTCGTCTGGTGCAGTTGTGTGCACCGTTTGGAATGGAAGTCCTCGCGTTCGATCCGTACGTCGATGCGGCGACGGCCGACAGCCGCGGAGCGAGGTTGGTGCCCCTCGCTGAACTACTGGCACGGTCCGACTTTGTTCAGGTGACGTGCCCACTGACCGCCGAAACGCGCGGACTGTTCGGCCGAGACCAATTCGCGGCGATGAAGCCGACGGCGTTTTTCATCACCACCGCCCGCGGTCCTGTCCACGACGAGCAAGCACTGTTGGAGGTCTTGTCCGACGGGGGAATCGCGGGCGCGGGTCTGGATGTCTTCCACGAAGAGCCGCCCCGGCAGGACAACCCCCTGTTGCGACTGGACAACGTGGTCGCCACCCCGCATACCGCGGGCATCACCGTCGAGGCGGCGCACGATCTCGCGGTTGCCACCGCCACCCAATGGCAGACCATCTTCGCCGGCGCCATGCCACCGCGCCTGTTGAACCCCGATGTCTGGCCCCGGTACTGTGATCGATTCCACGAGATTCTTGGCGTTCGTCCGACCGCCCGCACCAAACAGACGACCCCGCAGACGAATTGA